CAGCACAGCAGAAGTTTCAATCTGGAAGTGCGTGGTCATGGCGCCGATGCGCACTTGGCCGCCTTCTTCCTTGATATAAGAAAGATCTTTGATCCTGCCGATATCAATGAGCACCTTGGGCTGCATCAGGCGCAGCTTCATGGCGGGCAGCAGGCTGTGGCCGCCGGCCAGAATCTTGGCGTCGTCTTTGTACTTGGCCAGGAGAGAGAGTGCTTCGTCCAGGCTCTTGGCTGCGATGTAATCAAAGTTTGCCGGAATCATGTTCTCCTCCTGTTATGCCGCGCCCGCTTTGCCCTTCTTGATGATGTTCCAGACATGCTCAGGCTTGATGGGCATATCCATGTGGCGGATGCCGAAGGGCGCCAGCGCGTCCACCACCGCGGCGACGATGGCCGGCGTGGCGCCGATGCTGCCGGCTTCGCCCACGCCTTTCACGCCCAGCGGATTCACCGGCGACGGCGTCTCCGTGCTGTCCAGTTCGAACCACGGCAATTGCGCGGCCTTGGGCACAGCGTAATCCATCAGCGAGCCGCTGACCAGCTGGCCCTGATCGTCATACACAACTTGCTCAAACAAAGCCTGGCCCAGCGATTGCACAATGCCGCCGTGCACCTGTCCGTGGACCAGCAGCGGGTTGATCTGTTTGCCGCAGTCGTCTACGGCGATGTATCGCTTGAAGTGGATCTCCCCGGTCTCGCGGTCAATCTCCACGATGCAGATATGCGTGCCAAACGGGAACGTGAAATTCTTGGGTTCAAAAAACGATGTTGCGGAAAGCCCGGGTTCCATGTCCGCCGGAATGTTTTTGGCCAGGTGGGCGTTCAGCGCGACTTCCTGAATGGTCACGCTCTTGCCGCCGCTGGAGAACTTGCCGTCAGCGAAGGTGACGGTTTTTGCGTCGACGCCAAGCATATGCGCGGCCAGCGTGGTGGCTTTGGTTTTGAGCTTCTGCAGCGCCATGTACACGGCGGTGCCACCGACGGCCGTTGCGCGGCTGCCGAAGGTGCCGATGCCATACTGCACGATTGCCGTGTCGCCGTGGATCACCGTGCAGTCGTTCACGGTCACGCCCAGCTCGTCCGCGGCGATCTGCGAGAACGAGGTTTCCTGTCCCTGACCGTGCGGAGAAGATCCGGTCATGATGGTAACTTTGCACGTGGGCTCAATGCGCACGGTGGCCGACTCCCATCCGCCGGCAGGCAGCGCGGGTGAGGGACCCATGGCGCAGATTTCAACGTACGTGGAAACGCCCACGCCGATGAGGCGGCCTTCCGCGCGGGCTTTTTTCTGCTCTTCGCGCAGCTTGGTGTAGTCGGCCATCTTCAGGGCTTTATCCAGCGCGGCCTGATAGTTGCCGCTGTCATAGAACAGGCCGGTGGCGGTTTTGAACATGTTGTCGCCGCCAAAGGGAGCAGGGAAGTTCTTGCGGCGGACTTCCACCACGTCCATGCCGAGTTCGGCGGCCACCAGGTCCATGGCGCGTTCGATCACATAGGTTGCTTCCGGACGTCCGGCGCCGCGATAGGCGTCCGTGGACATCTTGTTGGTAAAGCAGGCCGTCACATTCATCTGGATGGCGGGAATTTTGTAGCAGCCGGAAAGCATCAGCCCAGTCAGCGTGGGGATGGCCGGCGTGAGCAGCTGGAAGTACGAACCCATGTCAGCAAATACGTTGTAGCGGAAGCCGGTGATGGTGCCATCTTTCTTGCAGCCGATTTCCACGTAGCCAACCTGTCCGCGGCCGTGGATGGTGCCCTGGATATTTTCGCGGCGGCCTTCAATCCACTTCACCGGACGGCCTAGTTGCATAGACGCGTAACCCATGACCGCTTCTTCGGCGTAAACGTTCAGCTTGGAGCCGAACCCGCCGCCCACTTCCGGAGCGATGAGGCGCAGCTTGTTCTCCGGCATGCCCAGCATGATGGAGATTTGCGTGCGCGCCAGGTGAGGAATCTGGGTGGAGGTCCACAGCGTGAGCTCCTGTTCGCCAGGATAGTAGCGGGCCAGCACGCCGCGCGTCTCCATGGCGATGGGCGCCAGCCGCTTGTGATAGATCTTCTGCTTCACAATTTTGTCGGCGGACTTCAGCGCCGCTTCAATGTCGCCTTCACCGGCGGTGAGCTTGTACGCGATGTTGCTGCCAAATTGCTCGTGGATGACCGGGCTCTTGGGGTCGGCGGCTTTTTCTTCGTCGAGCACCGGCGGCAGTTCGTCGTAATCAATCTGGATGAGGTCGGCAGCGTCGCGGGCGATGTATTTGTTCTCGGCGATCACCACGGCCACAGGATGTCCGACCCAGTAGACCTTGCTGGTGGCCAGCACGCGATGGTCCGGGACCTTCATATCAGGAATCGCCGCGCCGCACGGCACCGGGCCAATTTTTTGCGAGATGTCTTTGCCGGTGTACACCGCGACCACGCCCGCGGTCTTCGAAGCCGCGTTGGTATCAATCTTCTTGATGCGCGCGTGCGCGTAGATGGAGCGCACGAACACGGCGTGCAGCGTGTCCGGCAGTTTGATGTCGTCAACGTAGTGGGCCAGGCCCTGGATCAGCCGGGGATCTTCAGTGCGCTTTACGCTTTTGCCTACAAACTTTTCCGCCATGTCTTCACCTCAAAGGCCGCCTTATCGGGCCGTAGCCGCTGGCTTGGACTTCATCTTTTTGGCGGCGCACTGCACCGCCTGGACAATGTGCTGGTATCCGGTGCAGCGGCAGAGGTTGCCCTCCAGGCCTTGCCGGATTTCTTCTTCGCTGGGATCGGGGTTGCGCTGCAGTATCTGCGTGGCGGCCACGATCATGCCGGGCGTGCAGTATCCGCATTGCAGCCCGTGATGCTCCCAGAACGCCTGCTGAACGGGATGCAGCGTGCCGCCGTCGGCGAAGCCTTCAATGGTGGTGACGTTGGAGCCGTCGGCTTGCGCGGCCAGCACGGTGCAGGACTTCACGGCTTGTCCATCCACCATGATGGTGCACGCGCCGCAGAGTGACGTCTCGCAGCCCACGTGCGTGCCGGTAAGGCCTAGAACATCGCGCAGATAGTGGACCAGCAGCAGCCGCGGTTCAATCTCGCTCTGGCGCGTAGTCCCATTCACTGTGACACTGATCTTTTTCATTGCACTACCCCTTGGCCTGAATATAGGTCCAGCAGGGAACTCTTTGGACGCTGGACATAGTAAATGGTTCGCCCCTTCCTTGCCACATCGCATGGAGAAATAAATGGTATTTGGTAATTGGTCGTTAGATTTTTTGGTTAGCCGTTAGCCATTCGTTCAAGGCTCCTGACGCCGTTACTCCATTTTGCCCCTTTTGCTTTTCTCCGTGTCTCCGTGCCTCCGTGGTGAGCATTTGCTTTTCCGATTGCGGCGATCTCAGGCCCCTTCCGGCGGTTACCTGGCCTTTGTCCCATCGTCATTTGACCGCCTTGGATTGACGAACATAATCACGGGAAAAACAGCCCCTAAATCTGGAAGGTGCTGCCCGAGAATCCCCGGGGCAAGGAGTACCGTGAAACCAAGATTTCTGTTTACCACCTTAATGTTGGTAATGGCTTTTGCCGCCGCCCGTCCGGCGAGTGCGCTGGGCGATGACAGTTCGCCTACCGCAGTTCCCGCAGTCGCGAGCGACGCTCTACCCAACGCTCCTGAGCCCCGGCCCGCGGCCATGCCGCTGCCGATCGTCGGCGAAGACCTGGTGTTCAAGCCACGTTTTGGCTTGGTCCTGAAATTCTCTTCGCTGGGAGCCGGCGTGGATGCCGGCGTTTCCATCAACCGGTTTCTCAACGTCCGCGGCGGCTTCAACGGCTTGAACGTGAGCCACGGATTCAACGCCAGCGGCGTGCACTATGACGCCACGCTGCAATATCGTTCCGCCGAAGTCCTGGTGGACATCACGCCGTTGGGCGACTTGTTCCACATCAGCCCCGGCGCTCTCATCTACAACAACAACCAGATCATCGCCACGGCCAACGTGCCCGGCGGGCAAAATTTTGACCTGGGCAACATCAGCGTGCGCAGCAGCCCGGCTGATCCCATCCACGGGACGGGCAAGCTGACGGTGAACAAGGGCGCGCCAATGGTCATGTTCGGCTTTGGCAACCCCATTCCGCACAACCATCACTTCACCATCTTTCACGATTTCGGCATCGTGTTCCAGGGTGCGCCTAAAACCACGCTCAGCCTGGCCGGCACGGCGTGCGATCCGGTGACGGGTTTGGCGTGCGTGAACGCGGCCACCGACCCGACCATCCAGGCCCAGATCCTGAACGAGCAAACCAAGCTGAACAAGGACGTTTCCATCGTCAAGTTCTATCCCATTGCCAGCTTTGGGATCGGGATACGCTTTTAGCGGCGGCAAATTCCTCTTCGCGATAAACGACCAGCCGTGAAAGCGCAGCAGCACGCTGCGCTTTTTTATTGACGAGGTGCCTGCCGCGTCCGGGCGCTGGTTCAGGATTTTGCAGCACGGACGACGGCGACAACAAAAGCAACAATCAAGGTGGAAATGATTACAGCCTGAGTAATCGTGTACGTAACAATGGCTTTCACAACAGTCGCGGCCGCGCTGTGGCCGTAAAACCGGCGCAAGCCAATCGTCAAGTAAGTAAAGAACACCAGCGTGGAACACACTGACAGCGTAAAGGACTGCCAGGTGAACGGCGTTACGATTGCATAGAGAGGCGCGGCCAGCACCGCGGCCAGATAGGTAAACGAAAAGTAATGCAGCGAGAACACCAGGTGCTCGACAAAATAGCGGCCGCGAAACAACAAGGCTAGCAGCCCGGCCATGGCCAGCACGTCAGCCAACTGAAGCGCGGTTGTCACCTTGTGCATGGTTTCCTGGACGCGATCAACGATCACCTCCTTGGGGAGATGTTTTTTCGCAGCAATCTTTTCCCAGGCAGCGTCCAACTGGCCCTTCTTGTCCGCTTTGGACAGTTGGCGAACGTCAAAGCCGGAAAGCATGACGAAGGAACCAACCACCAGGAACACCGCGCTGGCAATCAGGAACAGGCTCAGCGGCTTCATGTAGCGCAATCTGCGCCCGGCGACAAACTCCTGGCTGAGGAACCCGGGGCGTGTGAAGAGATAGCGCACCGTGGCGAACACCTTGGAGTCCAGGTGAGTGAACTCATGCAGCGCGTGCTGCAAGAAATGCTTTAGTGTGAGATCGTGGCCGTGGACCTTCTTCTCGCCACAGTCGTGGCAGTACTTTCCCTGCAATTCCTTACCGCAGTTGGGACAGGAAGTAGCTTCCTGGTGGGCAGCCGAATCGGATTGAACAGGAGGCGAGGCCATTCAGCGTTTTCCAATGTGAGCGTTGCAGCGGAGTATATCCGAACACGCTAGCGGTCAAACCGCAGAATTCTCTCGCCTGAGCAGCGCTATTCGCGCCACTGCCACTCGGCATATCTTTTTCTCAGTTCGGCCTTGAGCAATTTACCGGTGGACGTATGCGGCAGCTCAGGAACGAACACAAAGTCGTCCGGCAACTGCCATTTGGCAAACTTGGCGGCAAGAAATTCGCGCAACTCATCTGCGTTGGCGCTGGCGCCGGGTTTCAGCACCACCACGGCCAGCGGACGTTCCTGCCATTTCTCATGGCGCACGGCGATCACGCCGGCTTCGCGCACCGCGGGATGGCTCATCAAAGTGTTTTCCAGATCAACTGAGCTGATCCATTCGCCGCCGGATTTCACCAGGTCCTTGCTGCGGTCCACCAGGCGGACGCAGCCATCGGGATCAATGGCAGCAACGTCGCCGGTGCGGAACCAGCCGTCGGCGGTCCAGCGGTCTTTGGTGTCAGGCGCGTTGTAATAACCGCCGGCCACCCACGGCCCGCGGACTTCCAGTTCGCCCACGGTCTGGCCGTCCCACGGCGCGATGCCCTGGTCGTTGGCGATGCGCGTTTCCACAAACGGCACTGGCCAGCCTTGTTTCTTGCGCTGCGCGTACTGCTTGTCCGCCGGCCAGGCGAGCATGGCCGGTTTGAGATGGCCGGTAGTCGCCAGCGGGGAAGTTTCCGTCATCCCCCAGGAGTGGTTCAGGTGCAGGCCGTGGCGGTCCAGGCCGCGCATCAGGCTCTCCGGCGGGGCGGTGCCGCCGCAAAGGATGCGGACGTCCATTGGCGGACGCCACTCCGCGCCGCGCTTGTCCATCTCCGCCAGCACGGCCAGCCAGACGGTGGGCACCGCGCAACTCATGGTGACCTGCTCGCTGACGATCAGGTCCAGCAGGTTGGCCGCGTCCAGAAAAGGCCCGGGCAATACCATTTTGGCGCCGACCATGGCCGCGGTGAAGCAAAGCCCCCAACCGTTTACGTGAAACATGGGGGAGATCAGCAGGACGGAATCGTGCTGGGAGATGGCGCTGGAATCGGCCATGGCCAGGCCCAGCGTGTGCAGCACCAGTGCGCGATGCGAGTAGAGCACGCCCTTGGGATTGCCGGTGGTGCCGGAGGTGAAGCACATGGTGGCGGCGTCCTGTTCGCTGAGATCGGGGAACTGGTAGCTGCCGGTGGCGGTGGCGAGCCAGGCGTTGTAGTCTTCATAACGTTCTTTAGAACCGCTCGACAACTCTGCGCTGCTCCGCGCGGCTTCAGCGATTCCGCCGGGCTGAGGACTGGCCGCATCGCCATGCCGCACCGCGAATATCCGCTCAAATTTCACCTTGTCTTTGAACTTTTCCAGCACTGGCAGCAGGATGTCATCGCAGATCAGGAAGCGGTCTTCCGCGTGGTTGGCGGTGTAGGCGATCTCGTCCGGATGTAGCCGCAGATTCAGCGCATGGAGAACTCCGCCCGCTGCGGGAACACCCATGTAGGCTTCCAGGTGCGCGTAGTGGTTCCACATCAGGGTGGCGACGCGGTCGCCCCGCTTCAGGCCCGCGGTGGACAGGCATTCCGCCAGTTGGCGCGCCCGCTGGTAGACGTTGCCCCAGGTGCAGCGGTGCAGCCCCGTCGCCGCCACCCGCGAAACTACCTCAACGTGAGGGAAGTATCGTCCGGCGCGCTCCAGGATGGCGGTGAGCGTAAGCGGCGTGTTCATCATTGTGTGCGTAGATCCGGTGTGAGCAGAGCCGGTGTGAGTAGATGGGGTGTTCATAAGATCGGTGAGCGACGCTCGGGTCTCCATAAAAATGGGTGCGCCTATAACATGTGGCGGACGAAACGCCTGGGCTGGCGGCATTTTATACCAGTCGCGAATCCCTAATTCTCTTGATGGCAGGCGGAACCCGCGCATACTAACCCGCCTTCGCGTTATCCTGTCTAAGTGAAAATGCTGCTTCCTGCAATCCTGAGTGTGCTGTTCATTCCTCCAATTCCTGCCGCCGCGCAAGCGGATGCACAAGCTGCCCCATCCGCTGCTCAGCGCGTCCAGGTACGCATGGTCACCGACGAGCCGGAAGCCGTGCTGGCCATCTTGTCCAAACTTGGAGCCAAGACTGAAGCCAAAACCGCCGACACGCCCGATGCCGCGCCCGCCGCCAGCGCCGAAATCACTGACGCCGACTGGCAAAAACTCTTCTCCTCGGAAGGCTATCGCCGCCTGAAGAAGCGCGAAGCCGCTATGAAGCGCGCATTCACTGACGATGACTTCAAAAAATTCGTGCTCTCGCCGGAACTCCTGGCGAAGGCAGAGCGCCTGCAGGAAACCCTGGATTCCTGGAAGCAGGCCGACGTCACCGTCCCCGCGGAACTTGCGCTGGCCTATCTGCCCGAGTCGGCCACCATCCGCGCTACCATCTATCCTTCCATCAAACCGCATGACAACTCTTTTGTGTTTGAAGTGGCCACCGACCCGGCCATCTTCCTTTATCTTGACCCGGAAGTGACCCGTGAGGAATTTGAGAACACGCTGGCCCACGAGCTGCATCACATCGGCTACGGCACGGCCTGTCCGCCGAAAGAAGTGGCTGCCGACACCGCCAAGCAGCCTGCGCCGGCACAGATGTTGCGCAAGTGGGTGAGCGCCTTTGGTGAAGGCTTTGCCATGCTGGCCGCTGCCGGCGGGCCGGACGTGCATCCCCGCGCCACCGCCAGCCAGGAGAAACACGAAAAGTGGGATATGGACATGGGCCGGTTCTACCAAAACCGCATCGAGCTGGACAGCTTCTTCATGAGCGTGCTGAAAGGCGAGCTCACCGGCGACAAAGCTGATGCCCAGGCCTTTACTTACTTTGGCTATCAAGGGCCGTGGTACACCGTCGGCTACCGTATGGCGACGACCGTTGAAGCCGCCTTCGGCCGCCAGCGCCTGATTGACTCCATGTGCGATGGCTCAGTCCTGGCGGCGTATAACGAAGCGATTGAAGAACAGTTAAAGTCCATGCCTGTCGGCCAGGCGCGCGGCAAGCCCACGTGGTCGCCGGAGATTGTGAAGGCCCTGGAGACGGCGAAGCCGGCGGAGAGTCAGCCGCAATAGCCTGCTCCATTGCACCCTTTGCGTCCTCAAATTTGGTTGAATTTGCTAGAAAGGAGCAAGCATGGCCAGCGACGGCGGCAATCTCAAGAACCACCGCGTGGTTTCGCATCAGGAATGGCTGTCTGCGCGAATGGAATTCCTGGCAAAAGAAAAAGAATTCACCCGGCTCCGCGACGAGCTGAGCCGCCAACGGCGTGAACTGCCGTGGGAAGCCGTTCCCAAGCAGTATGTGTTCGAAGGTCCTGAAGGGCAACAGACCCTGGCGGAGCTTTTTGCCGGCAAGAGCCAGCTGGTGGTCTATCACTTCATGTTTGCTCCCGAATGGGACCAGGGATGCGAACAGTGTTCGCACTGGGCGGACACGTTCAACGGCGTCCCAATTCACCTGCAGCATCGTGACGTCAGCTTTGTGGCCATCTCCCGCGCGCCGCTGGCCAAACTGGAAGCCTTCAAGAAGCGCATGGGATGGAGCTTCAAGTGGGTCTCATCGTTTCCGAACGACTTCAATTTCGACTACTACGCGTCGTTCACACCGCAAGAACTGGAGAGCGGCGGGGCCTTCTACAACTACCGCAAAGGCCAGAAAGACTCCACCGACCGCGAGGCCGTCAGCGTGTTCTACCAGGACGCGAGCGGCGCCGTTTTCCATACCTACTCGTGCTACGCGCGCGGCATTGACCTGCTGAACGCCACCTACAATTACCTCGACTTGACGCCCAAAGGGCGCGATGAAGCAGGAATCGGACCGGGCTGGGTGAGGCACCACGATCGCTACCAGAAGTGACTTCCGGCTGCGCCGAAAAGGACTCGCGGCCGCTAGCTGGTGGTACGGCTCTTCCCGGCGATCATCAAGCCGGCGCCGGCCACCATCATCAGCCCGCTAACGATGGGCGGCAGCTTTTCTTCATGCCGCGTTTCAATGCCCAGCGAAATACCGCCGGCCTTCATGCCTTCCCGTTCCGTGTGGGGCAAGGGAATAAACAAGGACGCAACGCCAAGTACCAACAGCACTACCCCGATCCAAAACAAATTCTTCATGAATTGCTCCTTCTTCCTTCCTGCCTTACTAAATCTCACGTGAGCGCAAGCTCGCTAACCAATTAACGGCGAATGGCGGGAGAGGCCCTGCAGGGTATGCCACCGGACCGGCCCCAAGGCTGCTTACCCGCGTCGTCCACTCACCAGGTTAATGACGACAACAACCAAGGCCACGACCAAAATCAGGTGGACCAGGGCTCCCCCAACATGGAAACTGAAGCCGAGAAGCCACAGAATCAAAAGAATTGCTACGATTGTCCAAAGCACTTTGACCCTCCAACGCGCGTGTTGAGCACGTAAAAACGCTTGCGTCGAGTCGAAGACGCGAAAGAAAGCGGGCATCGGCGACTCACCCAACAAAGATGGCACATGCAACGGAACAATACTGAGCTTGATTGACCAGTTCTGGGCCGTGCCGGTGTGTCATGCTTCGGTCACGCCAAGTCTTCTAGCTGACCATCTGCTTTAAGGCCGCTCGGCTCAATGCCTGGGAAGACAGAAAAGTGTGCAAAGTAGACCAGATTTGCACGCCGTGAAGTGACACCATAATAGAGGACTGAATGGGTTTCCGGCCGAACGCGACAGACTGGCGCCGCGATTGTGAAGACAAGAAACCGTTTTGTCGGGCAACCCTTCGTTAAATGATACGGGTCAGATAGCTAACCCAGACCGGAAAGCTCAACCAGACAGGTGGGCAACTCGCCGGCGCCATCAAAAATCAAATTCAACTGGACAGAAAACGGAATCAAGGAGCAATAGATATGAAAAAGATCATCGTGTTGGTGTTAATGGGATGTTTGGGAAGCTTTGCCTGGGCAGGCGAACAGCAGAAGGACGTAGCTGAACGCTTGAAGATGGCCACGGAAGTACTGCAGCAGATGGGCGCCGAGCCGGACAAGGGCATCCCCGAAGAAGTGCTGAACGACGCCAAATGCATCGCCGTGGTTCCGCACCTGATCAAGGGCGGGTTCATCTTCGGCGGCAAGCATGGCCGCGGCGTGGCAACCTGCCGCACGGCAGAGGGATGGAGCGCACCTGCTTTTATCTCGATCGGCGGAGGAAGCTGGGGCCTGCAGATTGGCGTAGAGGGCGTGGACCTGGTCATGTTGATCATGAATGACAAGGGCATGGAACGCTTGCTCTCCAGCAAGTTCCAGATCAGCGGTGAAGGATCGGCAGCAGCCGGCCCGGTCGGCCGTCACGCGTCCGCCGGTACCGATTGGAAGATGGAAACCGAGATGCTGACGTACTCGCGCTCCAAAGGACTTTTTGCAGGTATAACCCTGGAAGGCGCGGTCGTCCAACAAGACAACGATTCCACTGAGTCTGTCTATGGACACAACGCGTCATTCAAGTCCGTTTTGCACGGCAAGGTTGCAACACCGGACGTTGCCAAAGAGTTCATGAATGCAGTGGGACACGCTTCCCACAAAGCCAAAGTGCAGGAAGCTCGCGAAGAGAGTAAGTAAGCAAAGAGTTTGCAGTCGAAAAGATTCGAATCCCGTGCAAGCGCGCAACTGTTCAACCGTGAGCAGTTGCGTTCGCCTTCGGGCTGGAGCTCTTTGAAGTTGCCTGAACAATATCCGCGCTGATTTCCGGATTGAGCGCTTCAACCGGGCTGGCGCCCAGAAGAAAGGTTGGGATGGTATGCGTAACTGGAAGAGAACG
This region of Terriglobia bacterium genomic DNA includes:
- a CDS encoding lmo0937 family membrane protein; this translates as MLWTIVAILLILWLLGFSFHVGGALVHLILVVALVVVVINLVSGRRG
- a CDS encoding xanthine dehydrogenase family protein molybdopterin-binding subunit, translated to MAEKFVGKSVKRTEDPRLIQGLAHYVDDIKLPDTLHAVFVRSIYAHARIKKIDTNAASKTAGVVAVYTGKDISQKIGPVPCGAAIPDMKVPDHRVLATSKVYWVGHPVAVVIAENKYIARDAADLIQIDYDELPPVLDEEKAADPKSPVIHEQFGSNIAYKLTAGEGDIEAALKSADKIVKQKIYHKRLAPIAMETRGVLARYYPGEQELTLWTSTQIPHLARTQISIMLGMPENKLRLIAPEVGGGFGSKLNVYAEEAVMGYASMQLGRPVKWIEGRRENIQGTIHGRGQVGYVEIGCKKDGTITGFRYNVFADMGSYFQLLTPAIPTLTGLMLSGCYKIPAIQMNVTACFTNKMSTDAYRGAGRPEATYVIERAMDLVAAELGMDVVEVRRKNFPAPFGGDNMFKTATGLFYDSGNYQAALDKALKMADYTKLREEQKKARAEGRLIGVGVSTYVEICAMGPSPALPAGGWESATVRIEPTCKVTIMTGSSPHGQGQETSFSQIAADELGVTVNDCTVIHGDTAIVQYGIGTFGSRATAVGGTAVYMALQKLKTKATTLAAHMLGVDAKTVTFADGKFSSGGKSVTIQEVALNAHLAKNIPADMEPGLSATSFFEPKNFTFPFGTHICIVEIDRETGEIHFKRYIAVDDCGKQINPLLVHGQVHGGIVQSLGQALFEQVVYDDQGQLVSGSLMDYAVPKAAQLPWFELDSTETPSPVNPLGVKGVGEAGSIGATPAIVAAVVDALAPFGIRHMDMPIKPEHVWNIIKKGKAGAA
- a CDS encoding lipid-binding SYLF domain-containing protein gives rise to the protein MKKIIVLVLMGCLGSFAWAGEQQKDVAERLKMATEVLQQMGAEPDKGIPEEVLNDAKCIAVVPHLIKGGFIFGGKHGRGVATCRTAEGWSAPAFISIGGGSWGLQIGVEGVDLVMLIMNDKGMERLLSSKFQISGEGSAAAGPVGRHASAGTDWKMETEMLTYSRSKGLFAGITLEGAVVQQDNDSTESVYGHNASFKSVLHGKVATPDVAKEFMNAVGHASHKAKVQEAREESK
- a CDS encoding long-chain fatty acid--CoA ligase, with protein sequence MMNTPLTLTAILERAGRYFPHVEVVSRVAATGLHRCTWGNVYQRARQLAECLSTAGLKRGDRVATLMWNHYAHLEAYMGVPAAGGVLHALNLRLHPDEIAYTANHAEDRFLICDDILLPVLEKFKDKVKFERIFAVRHGDAASPQPGGIAEAARSSAELSSGSKERYEDYNAWLATATGSYQFPDLSEQDAATMCFTSGTTGNPKGVLYSHRALVLHTLGLAMADSSAISQHDSVLLISPMFHVNGWGLCFTAAMVGAKMVLPGPFLDAANLLDLIVSEQVTMSCAVPTVWLAVLAEMDKRGAEWRPPMDVRILCGGTAPPESLMRGLDRHGLHLNHSWGMTETSPLATTGHLKPAMLAWPADKQYAQRKKQGWPVPFVETRIANDQGIAPWDGQTVGELEVRGPWVAGGYYNAPDTKDRWTADGWFRTGDVAAIDPDGCVRLVDRSKDLVKSGGEWISSVDLENTLMSHPAVREAGVIAVRHEKWQERPLAVVVLKPGASANADELREFLAAKFAKWQLPDDFVFVPELPHTSTGKLLKAELRKRYAEWQWRE
- a CDS encoding (2Fe-2S)-binding protein, which codes for MKKISVTVNGTTRQSEIEPRLLLVHYLRDVLGLTGTHVGCETSLCGACTIMVDGQAVKSCTVLAAQADGSNVTTIEGFADGGTLHPVQQAFWEHHGLQCGYCTPGMIVAATQILQRNPDPSEEEIRQGLEGNLCRCTGYQHIVQAVQCAAKKMKSKPAATAR
- a CDS encoding DUF3667 domain-containing protein, yielding MASPPVQSDSAAHQEATSCPNCGKELQGKYCHDCGEKKVHGHDLTLKHFLQHALHEFTHLDSKVFATVRYLFTRPGFLSQEFVAGRRLRYMKPLSLFLIASAVFLVVGSFVMLSGFDVRQLSKADKKGQLDAAWEKIAAKKHLPKEVIVDRVQETMHKVTTALQLADVLAMAGLLALLFRGRYFVEHLVFSLHYFSFTYLAAVLAAPLYAIVTPFTWQSFTLSVCSTLVFFTYLTIGLRRFYGHSAAATVVKAIVTYTITQAVIISTLIVAFVVAVVRAAKS
- a CDS encoding DUF899 domain-containing protein; this translates as MASDGGNLKNHRVVSHQEWLSARMEFLAKEKEFTRLRDELSRQRRELPWEAVPKQYVFEGPEGQQTLAELFAGKSQLVVYHFMFAPEWDQGCEQCSHWADTFNGVPIHLQHRDVSFVAISRAPLAKLEAFKKRMGWSFKWVSSFPNDFNFDYYASFTPQELESGGAFYNYRKGQKDSTDREAVSVFYQDASGAVFHTYSCYARGIDLLNATYNYLDLTPKGRDEAGIGPGWVRHHDRYQK